One genomic segment of Pseudomonas fortuita includes these proteins:
- the nuoI gene encoding NADH-quinone oxidoreductase subunit NuoI, with translation MFKYIGDIVKGTGTQLRSLAMVFSHGFRKRDTLQYPEEPVYLPPRYRGRIVLTRDPDGEERCVACNLCAVACPVGCISLQKAETEDGRWYPEFFRINFSRCIFCGLCEEACPTTAIQLTPDFEMAEFKRQDLVYEKEDLLISGPGKNPDYNFYRVAGMAIAGKPKGAAQNEAEPINVKSLLP, from the coding sequence ATGTTCAAGTATATCGGCGACATCGTTAAGGGCACCGGCACACAGCTGCGCAGCCTGGCCATGGTGTTCTCCCACGGGTTCCGCAAGCGCGACACCCTGCAATACCCCGAAGAACCCGTGTACCTGCCGCCGCGCTACCGCGGCCGCATCGTCCTCACCCGCGACCCCGATGGCGAGGAGCGCTGCGTAGCGTGCAACCTCTGCGCGGTGGCCTGCCCGGTTGGCTGCATCTCGTTGCAGAAGGCCGAGACCGAGGATGGTCGCTGGTACCCGGAGTTCTTCCGCATCAACTTCTCGCGTTGCATTTTCTGCGGCCTGTGTGAAGAAGCGTGCCCGACCACCGCAATCCAGCTGACCCCGGATTTCGAAATGGCCGAGTTCAAGCGTCAGGACCTGGTGTACGAGAAAGAAGATCTGCTGATCTCCGGCCCCGGCAAAAACCCTGACTACAACTTCTACCGTGTTGCGGGTATGGCGATCGCTGGCAAGCCGAAAGGCGCTGCGCAGAACGAAGCCGAGCCGATCAACGTGAAGAGCTTGCTCCCATAA
- the nuoJ gene encoding NADH-quinone oxidoreductase subunit J: MEFAFYFASGIAVVSTLRVVTGTNPVHALLYLIISLISVAMIFFSLGAPFAGALEVIAYAGAIMVLFVFVVMMLNLGPASVAQERGWLKPGIWAGPVILGTLLLLELLYVLFVAPSGAGISGTTVGPKEVGISLFGPYLLVVELASMLLLAAAVTAFHLGRNEAKE; the protein is encoded by the coding sequence ATGGAATTCGCTTTCTACTTCGCATCCGGGATCGCCGTGGTCTCCACCCTTCGGGTGGTGACCGGCACAAACCCCGTGCACGCCTTGCTTTACCTGATCATTTCACTGATCTCCGTGGCCATGATCTTCTTCTCACTGGGTGCGCCGTTCGCCGGCGCCCTGGAAGTGATCGCCTACGCCGGCGCCATCATGGTGCTGTTCGTGTTCGTGGTGATGATGCTCAACCTGGGGCCGGCTTCGGTCGCCCAGGAACGGGGCTGGCTCAAGCCCGGCATCTGGGCAGGGCCGGTGATCCTCGGCACCCTGCTGCTGCTGGAACTGCTGTACGTGCTGTTCGTCGCCCCGAGCGGCGCTGGCATCAGCGGCACCACCGTGGGCCCGAAAGAAGTGGGCATCAGCCTGTTCGGGCCGTACCTGCTGGTGGTCGAACTGGCCTCGATGCTGCTGCTGGCTGCAGCCGTCACCGCCTTCCACCTGGGCCGCAACGAGGCGAAGGAGTAA
- the nuoK gene encoding NADH-quinone oxidoreductase subunit NuoK has protein sequence MGAIPLEHGLAVAGILFCLGLVGLMVRRNILFVLMSLEVMMNASALAFVVAGARWVQPDGQVMFILVISLAAAEASIGLAILLQLYRRFHTLDIDAASEMRG, from the coding sequence ATGGGTGCTATCCCTCTCGAGCATGGCCTGGCGGTCGCCGGTATCCTGTTCTGCTTAGGTCTGGTTGGCCTGATGGTCCGCCGCAACATCCTCTTCGTGCTCATGAGCCTGGAAGTCATGATGAACGCCTCTGCCCTGGCGTTCGTCGTCGCCGGGGCCCGTTGGGTCCAGCCCGACGGCCAGGTGATGTTCATTCTGGTGATCAGCCTGGCAGCCGCCGAGGCCAGTATTGGCCTGGCCATCCTGCTGCAGCTGTATCGCCGCTTCCACACTCTCGACATCGATGCTGCCAGTGAGATGCGCGGATGA
- the nuoL gene encoding NADH-quinone oxidoreductase subunit L — translation MNLLFLTFVFPLVGFLLLSFSRGRFSENLSALIGVGSVGLSAATAAYVIWQFNVAPPEGGAYSQLLWQWMSVDGFAPNFTLYLDGLSVTMLGVVTGVGFLIHLFASWYMRGEAGYSRFFSYTNLFIASMLFLILGDNLLFIYFGWEGVGLCSYLLIGFYYSNRNNGNAALKAFIVTRIGDVFLAIGLFILFAQLGTLNVQELLVLAPQKFQAGDTWMVLATLMLLGGAVGKSAQLPLQTWLADAMAGPTPVSALIHAATMVTAGVYLIARTNGLFLLAPDILHLVGVVGGVTLVLAGFAALVQTDIKRILAYSTMSQIGYMFLALGVGAWDAAIFHLMTHAFFKALLFLASGAVIVACHHEQNIFKMGGLWKKLPLAYASFVVGGAALAALPIVTVGFYSKDEILWEAFASGNTGLLYAGLVGAFMTSLYTFRLIFIAFHGEAKTEAHAGHGISHWLPLGVLIVLSTFVGAWITPPLAGVLPESAGHAGGEAKHALEITSGAIAIAGILLSALLFLGKRSFVSAVANSGIGRVLSAWWFAAWGFDWIYDKLFVKPYLLICHILRKDPVDRSIGLIPRMARGGHVAMSKTETGQLRWYTASIAVGAVLVLGAVLVAAV, via the coding sequence ATGAACCTTCTCTTCCTGACTTTCGTCTTCCCCCTCGTCGGCTTCCTGCTGCTGTCGTTCTCGCGCGGGCGGTTCTCGGAGAACCTGTCCGCCCTGATCGGCGTCGGCTCGGTGGGCCTTTCGGCCGCCACCGCCGCCTATGTCATCTGGCAGTTCAATGTCGCACCACCTGAAGGTGGCGCGTACAGCCAACTGCTGTGGCAGTGGATGTCGGTGGACGGCTTTGCGCCGAACTTCACCCTGTATCTGGACGGCCTGTCGGTCACCATGCTCGGCGTGGTCACCGGTGTCGGCTTCCTGATCCACCTGTTCGCGTCCTGGTACATGCGTGGCGAAGCCGGCTACTCGCGTTTCTTCTCGTACACCAACCTGTTCATCGCCAGCATGCTGTTCCTGATCCTCGGCGATAACCTGCTGTTCATCTACTTCGGCTGGGAAGGTGTAGGCCTGTGCTCGTACCTGCTGATCGGTTTCTACTACAGCAACCGCAATAACGGTAACGCGGCGCTCAAGGCATTCATCGTTACCCGTATCGGCGACGTGTTCCTGGCCATCGGCCTGTTCATCCTGTTCGCCCAGCTGGGTACCCTGAACGTGCAGGAACTGCTGGTGCTGGCACCGCAGAAGTTCCAGGCGGGCGACACCTGGATGGTGCTGGCAACGCTGATGCTGCTGGGCGGTGCGGTCGGTAAATCGGCCCAGCTGCCACTGCAGACCTGGCTGGCCGACGCAATGGCGGGCCCAACCCCGGTTTCGGCACTGATCCACGCGGCAACCATGGTGACTGCGGGCGTGTACCTGATCGCCCGGACCAATGGCCTGTTCCTGCTGGCACCGGACATCCTGCACCTGGTAGGTGTTGTCGGTGGCGTGACCCTGGTACTGGCCGGCTTCGCCGCGCTGGTACAGACCGACATCAAGCGTATCCTCGCCTACTCGACCATGAGCCAGATCGGCTACATGTTCCTGGCCTTGGGCGTTGGCGCCTGGGATGCGGCGATCTTCCACCTGATGACCCACGCCTTCTTCAAGGCCCTGCTGTTCCTTGCCTCCGGTGCGGTGATCGTTGCCTGCCACCACGAGCAGAACATCTTCAAGATGGGCGGCCTGTGGAAGAAACTGCCCCTGGCCTACGCCAGCTTCGTGGTCGGTGGTGCTGCCCTGGCCGCCCTGCCGATCGTGACCGTGGGCTTCTACTCCAAGGACGAAATCCTCTGGGAAGCGTTTGCCAGCGGTAACACCGGCCTGCTGTACGCCGGCCTGGTCGGTGCGTTCATGACCTCGCTGTACACCTTCCGCCTGATCTTCATCGCCTTCCACGGCGAAGCCAAGACCGAAGCTCACGCGGGTCACGGCATCAGCCACTGGCTGCCGCTGGGTGTGCTGATCGTGCTGTCGACCTTCGTGGGTGCCTGGATCACCCCGCCGCTGGCAGGCGTGCTGCCTGAGAGCGCCGGCCACGCCGGTGGTGAAGCCAAGCATGCGCTGGAGATCACCTCGGGTGCCATCGCCATCGCTGGTATCCTGCTGTCGGCCCTGCTGTTCCTGGGCAAGCGCAGCTTCGTCAGCGCAGTCGCCAACAGCGGCATCGGCCGCGTCCTGTCGGCCTGGTGGTTCGCCGCTTGGGGCTTCGACTGGATCTACGACAAGCTTTTCGTCAAACCGTACCTGTTGATCTGCCACATCCTGCGCAAGGACCCGGTAGACCGCAGCATCGGCCTGATTCCTCGGATGGCGCGTGGCGGTCATGTCGCCATGAGCAAGACCGAGACTGGCCAACTGCGCTGGTACACCGCCTCTATCGCCGTGGGTGCCGTGCTGGTGCTCGGTGCCGTGTTAGTGGCTGCGGTATGA
- the nuoM gene encoding NADH-quinone oxidoreductase subunit M, with protein sequence MILPWLILIPFIGGFLCWLGERFGATLPRWIALLTMSLLLGIGLWLWATGDYTLAPAPGAEPAWALEYKLQWIQRFGISIHLALDGLSLLMILLTGLLGVLSVLCSWKEIQRHVGFFHLNLMWILGGVVGVFLALDLFLFFFFWEMMLVPMYFLIALWGHSSADGKKTRIYAATKFFIFTQASGLIMLVAILGLVLVNYNTTGVLTFNYSDLLKAELPAGVEYLLMLGFFIAFAVKLPVVPFHSWLPDAHAQAPTAGSVDLAGILLKTAAYGLLRFALPLFPNASAEFAPIAMTLGLIGIFYGAFLAFAQTDIKRLIAFSSVSHMGFVMIGIYSGSQQALQGAVIQMLAHGLSAAALFILSGQLYERLHTRDMRQMGGLWHRIAYLPAISLFFAAASLGLPGTGNFVGEFLILIGSFAHVPWITVIATTGLVFGSVYSLIMIHRAYFGPAKADTVLAGMDGRELIMVLGLAGLLILLGVYPQPFLDTSAATMSGVQQWLGSAFTQLASAR encoded by the coding sequence ATGATTTTGCCTTGGCTGATCCTGATCCCCTTCATCGGCGGCTTCCTGTGCTGGCTGGGTGAGCGCTTCGGCGCCACCTTGCCGCGCTGGATCGCGCTGCTGACCATGTCCCTGCTGCTCGGCATCGGCCTGTGGCTGTGGGCGACCGGCGACTACACCCTCGCCCCCGCTCCGGGCGCCGAACCTGCCTGGGCCCTGGAATACAAACTCCAGTGGATCCAGCGCTTCGGCATCAGCATCCACCTGGCCCTCGACGGCCTGTCGCTGCTGATGATCCTGCTCACCGGCCTGCTCGGTGTGCTGTCGGTACTGTGCTCCTGGAAAGAGATCCAGCGCCACGTCGGCTTCTTCCACCTCAACCTGATGTGGATTCTCGGCGGCGTGGTCGGTGTGTTCCTGGCCCTGGACCTGTTCCTGTTCTTCTTCTTCTGGGAAATGATGCTGGTGCCGATGTACTTCCTCATCGCGCTCTGGGGTCATAGCTCGGCAGACGGCAAGAAGACCCGGATCTACGCGGCGACCAAGTTCTTCATCTTCACCCAGGCCAGCGGCCTGATCATGCTGGTGGCGATCCTGGGCCTGGTGCTGGTCAACTACAACACCACCGGCGTGCTCACCTTCAACTACAGCGACCTGCTCAAGGCCGAGCTGCCAGCCGGTGTCGAGTACCTGCTGATGCTGGGCTTCTTCATCGCCTTCGCGGTGAAGCTGCCAGTGGTACCGTTCCACTCCTGGCTGCCTGATGCCCACGCCCAGGCACCGACCGCAGGTTCCGTGGACCTGGCGGGTATCTTGCTGAAGACCGCGGCCTACGGCCTGCTGCGCTTCGCCCTGCCGCTGTTCCCGAACGCCTCGGCCGAGTTCGCGCCCATCGCCATGACCCTGGGCCTGATCGGTATCTTCTACGGTGCCTTCCTGGCCTTTGCGCAAACCGACATCAAGCGCCTGATCGCCTTCTCCAGCGTCTCGCACATGGGCTTCGTGATGATCGGCATCTACTCCGGCAGCCAGCAGGCCCTGCAAGGCGCGGTGATCCAGATGCTGGCCCACGGCCTGTCGGCTGCGGCGCTGTTCATCCTGTCCGGCCAGCTGTACGAGCGCCTGCACACCCGTGACATGCGTCAGATGGGTGGCCTGTGGCACCGCATCGCCTACCTCCCGGCGATCAGCCTGTTCTTCGCCGCTGCCTCCCTGGGCCTGCCAGGTACCGGCAACTTCGTCGGCGAGTTCCTGATCCTGATCGGCAGCTTCGCGCATGTACCATGGATCACCGTGATCGCCACCACCGGCCTGGTATTCGGTTCGGTCTACTCGCTGATCATGATCCACCGCGCCTACTTCGGCCCGGCCAAGGCCGACACCGTGCTGGCTGGCATGGATGGTCGCGAGCTGATCATGGTGCTGGGCCTGGCGGGACTGCTGATTCTGCTGGGCGTGTATCCGCAGCCGTTCCTCGACACCTCTGCCGCCACCATGAGTGGTGTGCAGCAGTGGCTCGGTTCCGCTTTCACTCAACTCGCTTCGGCCCGGTAA
- the nuoN gene encoding NADH-quinone oxidoreductase subunit NuoN, which produces MEFTTQHFIALAPMLITTITTVVVMLAIAWKRNHSQTFLLSTVGLNLALLSILPALKVAPLAVTALITIDKFACLYMAIILVATLACVTLAHAYLGEGSKGFPGNREELYLLLLMSALGGLVLVSANHLAGLFIGLELLSVPVYGLVAYAFFNKRSLEAGIKYMVLSAAGSAFLLFGMALLYADAGSLSFDQIGKALATTSMPSLVAQLGLGMMLVGLAFKLSLVPFHLWTPDVYEGAPAPVAAFLATASKVAVFAVVVRLFMLSPAASSGALSTVLAVIAVASILIGNLLALTQSNLKRLLGYSSIAHFGYLVIALVASKGLALEAMGVYLVTYVITSLGAFGVITLMSSPYGGRDADALYEYRGLFWRRPYLTAVLTVMMLSLAGIPLTAGFIGKFYIIATGVESHLWWLVGALVIGSAIGVYYYLRVMVTLYLVEPNLRRHDAPLKWEQRTGGVMLLAIAILAFVLGVYPQPLLELVQQAGLQLIG; this is translated from the coding sequence ATGGAATTCACCACTCAACACTTCATCGCATTGGCGCCGATGCTGATCACCACCATCACCACGGTGGTGGTGATGCTGGCGATCGCCTGGAAGCGCAACCACTCGCAGACCTTCCTGCTGTCCACCGTGGGCCTGAACCTGGCCCTGCTGTCGATCCTGCCGGCGCTGAAGGTAGCGCCGCTGGCCGTCACCGCGCTGATCACCATCGACAAGTTCGCCTGCCTGTACATGGCGATCATCCTGGTGGCGACGCTGGCGTGCGTCACCTTGGCCCACGCCTACCTTGGCGAAGGCTCCAAGGGCTTCCCGGGCAACCGTGAAGAACTGTACCTGCTGCTGCTGATGTCGGCACTCGGTGGCCTGGTACTGGTCAGCGCCAACCACCTGGCCGGCCTGTTCATTGGCCTGGAGCTGCTGTCGGTACCGGTCTACGGCCTGGTGGCGTATGCGTTCTTCAACAAGCGTTCACTGGAAGCCGGCATCAAGTACATGGTGCTGTCGGCTGCAGGCTCGGCTTTCCTGCTGTTCGGCATGGCCCTGCTGTACGCGGATGCAGGTAGCCTGAGCTTTGACCAGATCGGCAAAGCCCTGGCGACCACCAGCATGCCAAGCCTGGTGGCCCAACTGGGCCTGGGCATGATGCTGGTCGGCCTGGCCTTCAAGCTGTCGCTGGTACCGTTCCACCTGTGGACCCCGGACGTGTACGAAGGCGCCCCGGCGCCGGTCGCCGCGTTCCTGGCCACCGCCAGCAAGGTCGCGGTGTTCGCTGTGGTCGTGCGCCTGTTCATGCTCTCCCCTGCTGCCAGCAGCGGCGCGCTGAGCACCGTACTGGCGGTGATTGCCGTGGCCTCGATCCTTATTGGCAACCTGCTGGCGCTGACCCAGAGCAACCTCAAGCGCCTGCTGGGTTACTCGTCCATCGCCCACTTCGGCTACCTGGTCATTGCCCTGGTTGCCAGCAAGGGCCTGGCCCTGGAAGCCATGGGCGTTTATCTGGTCACCTACGTGATCACCAGCCTGGGTGCCTTCGGTGTCATCACCCTGATGTCCTCGCCTTACGGCGGCCGTGACGCCGATGCACTGTATGAGTACCGCGGCCTGTTCTGGCGCCGTCCGTACCTGACGGCCGTACTGACCGTGATGATGCTGTCGCTGGCGGGCATCCCGCTGACCGCTGGCTTCATCGGCAAGTTCTACATCATCGCCACTGGCGTAGAGTCGCACCTGTGGTGGCTGGTCGGTGCCCTGGTGATCGGTAGCGCCATCGGCGTTTACTACTACCTGCGCGTCATGGTCACCCTGTACCTGGTCGAGCCGAACCTGCGTCGCCATGACGCCCCGCTGAAGTGGGAACAGCGCACCGGTGGCGTCATGCTGCTGGCCATCGCCATTCTTGCCTTCGTACTCGGCGTCTACCCGCAACCGCTGCTGGAGCTGGTCCAGCAAGCCGGCCTGCAACTGATAGGCTGA
- a CDS encoding ogr/Delta-like zinc finger family protein translates to MSTYKLVCPHCHSRMRIRTSEGRHIFLRIAYLQCTTEACGWSVRAEFEMTHELSPSGMPNPEVYLPSANGDLRQAALPGAGQPSRVE, encoded by the coding sequence GTGAGTACTTACAAGCTGGTTTGCCCGCATTGCCACAGCCGGATGCGCATACGTACTAGCGAGGGGCGCCATATTTTCCTGCGTATCGCTTATTTGCAATGCACCACCGAGGCGTGTGGCTGGTCAGTACGTGCCGAATTCGAAATGACCCATGAACTGTCCCCTAGCGGGATGCCCAATCCGGAAGTGTACCTGCCTTCGGCCAATGGTGATTTGCGCCAGGCCGCCCTGCCTGGAGCAGGCCAGCCCAGCCGGGTTGAGTGA
- a CDS encoding helix-turn-helix domain-containing protein, translating into MSTHVLAAVLTRLKLLTGSESDAELSRALSVSPQTLSSWKTRDSIPYSLCIDIARQYDCSLDWLLLGQADQHPAGPDEAGWECDMLERLRTLSPSDRQAILLFIKDKQRIQQLERQLSELGG; encoded by the coding sequence ATGAGTACTCACGTACTTGCTGCTGTGCTCACGCGCCTTAAACTGCTGACCGGCTCAGAGTCCGATGCCGAGCTGTCCCGGGCACTTTCGGTGAGCCCACAAACGCTGAGCAGCTGGAAGACGCGCGACAGCATTCCATACTCACTTTGCATAGATATCGCCAGGCAGTATGACTGCTCACTGGACTGGCTGTTGCTGGGCCAGGCCGATCAGCACCCCGCAGGCCCTGATGAAGCAGGCTGGGAATGCGACATGCTTGAGCGCCTGCGTACGCTATCGCCCAGTGATCGCCAGGCCATCCTGCTGTTCATCAAGGACAAGCAGCGTATCCAGCAACTGGAGCGGCAGTTGAGTGAGCTTGGTGGCTAA
- a CDS encoding head completion/stabilization protein, giving the protein MDNDPRLPRFADSHDPFWPRVDLGRLRERLQLQAPVSEVALEVAARCAAIDAAREFARWRAVLRERGYKRLEDVAGHDHGRALRVCYIRFVEAAVMYSLRSTACLSVPRRGQSHA; this is encoded by the coding sequence ATGGATAACGATCCTCGGCTGCCGCGCTTTGCCGATAGCCACGACCCGTTCTGGCCGCGGGTGGACCTGGGCAGGCTGCGTGAGCGCCTGCAACTGCAAGCGCCTGTCAGTGAGGTTGCACTTGAAGTAGCTGCCCGCTGTGCGGCCATCGACGCGGCACGCGAATTCGCTCGCTGGCGGGCAGTATTGCGAGAGCGCGGCTACAAGCGCCTCGAAGATGTCGCCGGGCATGACCATGGGCGTGCCTTGCGGGTGTGCTACATCCGGTTCGTCGAAGCGGCGGTCATGTACAGCCTGCGTTCGACGGCCTGCCTTTCTGTGCCGCGACGAGGGCAGTCCCATGCCTGA
- a CDS encoding helix-turn-helix domain-containing protein translates to MTDNARHLLQHPADAPVRLTPREQQVLLWCAYGKSSWEIGQILACKESTVNFHVSNILRKFDVPTRVAAVIKAIRYGMLAGQ, encoded by the coding sequence ATGACTGACAATGCCCGACATTTGCTGCAACACCCCGCTGACGCTCCGGTTCGCTTGACGCCACGTGAACAGCAGGTGCTGTTGTGGTGTGCCTATGGCAAAAGTTCCTGGGAGATAGGCCAGATCCTGGCGTGCAAGGAGTCGACCGTGAACTTTCATGTGTCCAACATCCTGCGCAAGTTCGATGTGCCTACACGGGTGGCGGCAGTGATCAAAGCCATCCGCTACGGCATGCTGGCCGGGCAGTGA
- a CDS encoding TonB-dependent receptor family protein, whose translation MRSVFPPSHCLGLLAAFAATQPALAATSVELGQVLITDEEQNDLSAASERLHEVPGASNLVDMQRAGQGRVASNQDVLAYQPGVFAQSAGNDGIKLSIRGSGINRAPGAHGSGVYTMFDGLPLTGPGGTPYELFEPLWLSRAEVLRGANGFDQGALALGGAINYVTHTGYDAAPLQVRYEVGSRGYQRRHISSGQVLGNLDYYVALTDSEYDGYQAHSSGSAKGIAANVGYRFNPNLETRFYLRYRETENELAGRLTKDQIKHHPRAANPAYLARDDSRPQPGSTWVGNKTTFYLDDDTRLEAGLVYHDYPMDLREGPMRLKVAYTDVSGTLNYFRRDTLFGHESKTTIGWRTTKHLPNSGASQFARNGDVFGARTRDFTYQGSDTVVHAGNDLELVPNLWLTTGLAMIYTRRESDVTYPAEGGKVSMHDWDFAPRLGLRYDIRPDLQVYGNLSRSVEPPHPWSLIWSAPSTGGKQIQPIEMQNQTATTLELGARGDSAFGHWDLAWYYSQVRHELLAVEVVPNFTSEFNASATVHQGVEAGLDSTLWERAGTGKLSVRQAYTFSDFHYRDDDKFGDNRLPGIPMHYYQAELRYDWPSGFYAGVNTQMASKVQVDYANSYHADAYALLGARLGWNSPKQDWQTWLDLRNLTNKRYAATVTPTYNDAGQDNARSTPGEGFGVYAGVSYSFR comes from the coding sequence ATGCGTTCCGTTTTCCCCCCATCGCACTGCCTTGGCCTGCTGGCTGCCTTTGCTGCCACCCAGCCGGCCCTGGCAGCAACCTCGGTCGAATTAGGCCAGGTGCTGATCACCGATGAGGAGCAGAACGACCTGTCAGCTGCCAGCGAACGCCTGCACGAGGTGCCAGGCGCCAGTAATCTGGTAGACATGCAACGCGCAGGGCAAGGCCGGGTTGCCAGCAACCAGGATGTGCTGGCCTACCAGCCCGGCGTTTTTGCCCAATCGGCGGGCAACGATGGCATCAAACTGTCGATCCGCGGCTCGGGCATCAACCGCGCTCCAGGGGCCCACGGCTCCGGGGTTTACACGATGTTCGACGGCCTGCCCCTGACGGGCCCGGGCGGTACCCCCTACGAGCTGTTCGAGCCGCTGTGGCTGAGCCGTGCCGAAGTGCTGCGCGGCGCCAACGGTTTCGACCAGGGAGCCCTTGCGCTGGGCGGTGCGATCAACTATGTCACCCACACCGGCTACGACGCCGCCCCGCTACAGGTGCGCTACGAAGTCGGCAGCCGCGGTTACCAGCGCCGGCACATCAGCTCAGGTCAAGTGCTGGGCAATCTCGACTACTACGTGGCCCTGACCGATTCGGAATATGACGGTTATCAGGCTCACAGCAGCGGCAGCGCCAAGGGCATTGCCGCCAATGTCGGCTACCGCTTCAACCCGAACCTTGAAACCCGCTTCTACCTGCGTTACCGGGAGACCGAAAACGAACTGGCCGGGCGCCTGACCAAAGACCAGATCAAGCACCACCCCCGCGCGGCCAACCCCGCCTATCTGGCGCGCGACGACAGCCGCCCGCAGCCAGGCAGCACCTGGGTGGGCAACAAAACCACCTTCTACCTCGACGACGATACGCGCCTGGAAGCCGGCCTGGTCTACCACGACTACCCGATGGACCTGCGCGAAGGCCCGATGCGCCTGAAAGTGGCCTACACCGATGTCAGCGGTACGCTGAACTATTTCCGCCGCGACACCCTGTTCGGTCATGAGAGCAAGACCACCATCGGCTGGCGCACCACCAAGCACCTGCCCAACAGCGGAGCCTCGCAGTTCGCGCGCAATGGCGATGTGTTCGGCGCACGTACCCGCGATTTCACTTACCAGGGGTCGGACACCGTTGTGCATGCAGGTAATGACCTGGAGCTGGTGCCCAACCTCTGGCTGACCACCGGCCTGGCCATGATCTACACGCGCCGCGAAAGTGACGTGACCTACCCGGCCGAAGGCGGCAAGGTGAGCATGCATGACTGGGACTTTGCACCGCGCCTGGGGTTGCGCTACGACATCCGCCCGGACCTGCAGGTGTATGGCAATCTCAGCCGCTCGGTAGAGCCGCCACACCCGTGGTCGCTGATCTGGAGCGCCCCCAGCACAGGCGGCAAGCAGATCCAGCCGATCGAGATGCAGAACCAGACCGCCACTACCCTTGAGCTGGGGGCGCGTGGCGACTCGGCGTTTGGCCACTGGGACCTTGCCTGGTACTACTCGCAAGTGCGCCACGAACTGCTGGCCGTGGAAGTGGTGCCGAACTTCACCTCGGAGTTCAACGCCAGCGCCACCGTGCATCAAGGCGTGGAAGCCGGCCTCGACAGCACCCTATGGGAACGCGCCGGTACCGGCAAGCTGAGCGTACGCCAAGCCTACACCTTCAGCGACTTCCACTACCGTGATGACGACAAGTTTGGCGACAACCGCCTGCCCGGCATCCCCATGCACTACTACCAGGCCGAACTGCGCTATGACTGGCCGAGCGGCTTCTACGCCGGGGTCAACACGCAAATGGCGTCGAAAGTGCAGGTGGACTATGCCAACAGCTATCACGCCGATGCATATGCCTTGCTAGGCGCGCGCCTGGGCTGGAATTCACCCAAACAGGACTGGCAGACGTGGCTGGACCTGCGCAACCTGACCAACAAGCGCTATGCGGCGACAGTGACACCCACCTACAACGATGCCGGCCAGGACAACGCCCGTTCGACGCCGGGCGAAGGGTTTGGCGTTTACGCCGGTGTTTCCTACAGCTTCCGCTAG
- the chrR gene encoding class I chromate reductase ChrR (Pseudomonas putida), whose product MSQVYSVAVVVGSLRKESYNRKVARALSELAPSSLALKIVEIGDLPLYNEDVEAEAPPEAWKRFREEIRRSDAVLFVTPEYNRSVPGCLKNAIDVGSRPYGQSAWGGKPTAVVSVSPGAIGGFGANHAVRQSLVFLDMPCMQMPEAYIGGAASLFEDSGKLNDKTRPFLQAFVDKFASWVKLNRAV is encoded by the coding sequence ATGAGCCAGGTGTATTCGGTAGCGGTTGTCGTGGGTAGCTTGCGCAAGGAGTCGTACAACCGCAAGGTCGCCCGCGCACTTTCGGAGCTGGCGCCGTCCAGCCTTGCCCTGAAGATCGTCGAAATTGGCGATTTGCCGTTGTACAACGAGGACGTCGAGGCCGAAGCGCCGCCAGAGGCCTGGAAGCGTTTTCGCGAGGAGATCCGCCGCAGTGATGCGGTGCTGTTCGTTACCCCGGAATACAACCGCTCGGTGCCTGGTTGCCTGAAAAATGCCATCGACGTGGGTTCGCGGCCCTACGGGCAAAGTGCCTGGGGTGGCAAGCCGACGGCGGTGGTGAGTGTATCGCCCGGGGCCATTGGAGGCTTTGGCGCCAACCATGCCGTGCGCCAGTCGCTGGTGTTTCTGGACATGCCATGCATGCAAATGCCCGAGGCCTACATTGGCGGGGCAGCAAGCCTGTTCGAGGACTCGGGCAAGCTCAACGACAAGACCCGGCCATTCTTGCAGGCGTTTGTCGACAAGTTTGCTTCGTGGGTGAAGTTGAACAGGGCGGTTTGA